The Desulforegula conservatrix Mb1Pa genome includes a window with the following:
- a CDS encoding class I SAM-dependent methyltransferase codes for MDIIEQNAAGQIINRHPWELARLDIVMNLINLIKPGLNGRFSEEGVILDIGCGDGFVAREVALRFPSYRVIGIDTKYDKKNGCKDDQKIPNLEFHKSVKQIDSTIKQADLVMMLDVLEHIEDDESFLGDIMSGNIFNADTLFFLTVPAHQALFSRHDTQLCHYRRYSLDELKNLSGKAGISIISAGNFFFLPILQRIFEIFIDKTNLASNTKKIGVAGWEHGLFFTSIVKKILISDFKFSERLKKSKILLPGLSCYLIGKKQNGQKQES; via the coding sequence ATGGACATAATCGAACAAAATGCGGCCGGGCAGATAATAAACCGGCATCCCTGGGAACTTGCCAGGCTGGATATTGTGATGAATCTGATCAATCTGATCAAGCCCGGCTTAAATGGCCGCTTCTCCGAAGAAGGCGTTATTCTTGATATCGGATGCGGCGATGGCTTTGTAGCCAGGGAGGTTGCGCTTAGATTTCCAAGTTACAGGGTGATTGGAATCGATACCAAATACGATAAAAAAAATGGCTGCAAAGACGATCAGAAAATCCCTAACCTTGAATTCCACAAATCGGTCAAACAGATAGATTCAACCATAAAACAGGCTGATCTCGTAATGATGCTTGATGTTCTCGAGCATATTGAAGACGATGAGTCTTTCCTTGGGGATATTATGTCAGGCAATATCTTTAATGCTGACACTTTATTCTTTTTGACAGTCCCTGCACATCAGGCTCTTTTTTCCAGGCACGATACTCAGCTTTGCCATTACCGCAGATACAGTCTCGATGAATTAAAAAATCTTTCAGGAAAAGCCGGGATTTCGATCATAAGCGCGGGCAATTTTTTTTTCCTGCCGATACTTCAGAGGATATTTGAAATCTTCATTGACAAGACAAATTTAGCTTCGAATACAAAAAAAATTGGGGTGGCGGGCTGGGAACACGGGCTTTTTTTTACATCCATTGTGAAAAAAATCCTGATTTCTGATTTCAAATTTTCAGAAAGACTCAAAAAATCAAAAATACTTTTACCAGGATTATCATGCTATCTGATCGGAAAAAAACAGAACGGCCAAAAACAGGAATCGTGA
- a CDS encoding DUF6311 domain-containing protein, which translates to MNHPFSGVFLKIIFNIISRSYLLFLAGFISVLFFASVNGVQMLFPTNISWLMHGDIGTHFMGWHFFRDEPWRFPIGKFLNYGWPAGSSIAFTDSIPVFAILFKLFSGLLPETFQYIGIWLYVCFFLQGVFSILLVRTVTDDFFTRLISAAFFITSPILLIRTGHPALCSHWIIIAALWLYFRKEPYSLKSLRNWTILAAISAAIHPYITAMSMGIAAAFYLRVWLVDKKISLKMMIMNFSLILCAVFVMWWIIGYFEFGQIHNYGAEGYGDWSMNLAAPINPEVGIDLWPVSWSGIIKGMGMVSWTQCDGFAYLGIGVIILSVLAFCLLAVSPPELKSIAFFLPLGVICLFLIIFAASNKITFGRHILFEIPLPQKLYNIFSIFHSSGRFFWPVYYTIFFIVLKSVIKNFNRNTAIAILSVCLFFQIADSMAQYRYIHQSIKSINWENPLKNEFWGTLHGKYKHLVLVPPDHNKWQYLAFSYIAASQGMTVNTSYTARHDVVMDNLYTKKLLGEISSGRLSSDSVYVIDDEHINLLNGFDSVLIRKIDGFSVATLKN; encoded by the coding sequence TTGAATCATCCATTTTCAGGAGTTTTTTTGAAGATCATCTTTAATATTATATCAAGATCCTACCTGTTATTTCTGGCCGGTTTTATCAGCGTTTTATTTTTTGCATCGGTCAACGGCGTTCAAATGCTTTTTCCTACAAATATTAGCTGGCTGATGCACGGAGATATTGGCACCCATTTCATGGGGTGGCATTTTTTCCGTGACGAACCGTGGCGCTTTCCCATCGGAAAGTTTCTGAATTATGGCTGGCCTGCTGGCTCATCCATTGCTTTCACAGATTCGATTCCTGTTTTTGCCATATTGTTCAAGCTTTTTTCGGGGCTTCTGCCAGAAACATTTCAATACATCGGGATCTGGCTTTATGTATGCTTCTTTCTCCAGGGCGTTTTCAGCATTCTCCTTGTGAGAACAGTTACCGATGATTTTTTTACCAGACTGATTTCTGCGGCCTTTTTCATTACGAGCCCTATTCTTCTCATAAGAACCGGACATCCTGCATTGTGCTCGCACTGGATTATAATAGCCGCCTTGTGGCTCTATTTTCGAAAAGAGCCCTACAGCCTAAAGTCCTTGCGAAACTGGACTATTTTGGCTGCCATAAGCGCGGCCATCCACCCTTACATAACAGCCATGTCAATGGGCATTGCCGCCGCATTCTATCTGAGGGTGTGGTTGGTTGACAAAAAAATATCCCTGAAAATGATGATAATGAATTTTTCATTAATTTTGTGCGCTGTTTTTGTAATGTGGTGGATTATCGGATATTTTGAATTCGGCCAGATTCATAATTACGGAGCAGAAGGATACGGAGACTGGTCAATGAACCTTGCTGCGCCCATAAACCCTGAAGTCGGAATTGATCTCTGGCCGGTTTCATGGTCTGGTATCATCAAGGGAATGGGAATGGTTTCATGGACCCAGTGCGACGGGTTCGCCTATCTTGGAATAGGCGTGATAATCCTATCTGTTTTAGCTTTTTGCCTTCTTGCAGTTTCACCTCCGGAGCTGAAATCCATCGCCTTTTTTCTGCCGCTCGGAGTTATATGTCTGTTTTTAATAATTTTTGCGGCAAGCAATAAAATCACCTTCGGCAGACATATTTTATTTGAAATCCCTCTGCCACAAAAGCTATACAATATTTTTTCAATATTTCACTCGTCAGGAAGATTTTTCTGGCCGGTTTATTACACGATATTCTTTATTGTGCTTAAGTCTGTCATTAAAAATTTTAATAGAAACACGGCCATTGCCATACTTTCAGTATGTCTTTTTTTTCAAATAGCTGATTCTATGGCACAATACCGTTACATTCATCAGTCAATAAAATCGATTAACTGGGAAAATCCGCTGAAAAATGAATTCTGGGGGACGTTGCACGGCAAATATAAACATCTTGTGCTTGTGCCTCCTGATCATAACAAATGGCAATATTTAGCTTTCTCCTATATTGCCGCATCCCAGGGAATGACAGTAAACACAAGCTACACGGCAAGGCACGATGTTGTCATGGACAATTTATATACGAAAAAACTTCTTGGTGAAATTTCAAGCGGTAGACTATCCTCTGATTCGGTTTATGTGATCGATGACGAGCATATTAATCTTTTAAACGGATTTGACTCGGTTTTAATCAGAAAGATTGACGGATTCTCTGTGGCAACCCTGAAAAATTAA
- a CDS encoding superoxide dismutase: MKHILPELPYEYNSLEPFIDETTMRIHHTKHHQTYVDKLNAGIDGYPELHGKPVEELVRDLDKIPEAIRGIVRNHGGGHLNHSIFWKLLKKEAPVKGPAVEAIIREFGGIEVFREKFAAVAAGVFGSGWTWLTLKEGKLEIVPTPNQDNPLTSGKIPILGIDVWEHAYYLKYQNRRPEYIDAFFKVINWERVNELYELGLK; the protein is encoded by the coding sequence ATGAAACATATACTACCTGAACTGCCCTATGAATATAACAGCCTGGAACCTTTTATTGACGAAACAACAATGAGGATTCATCACACTAAACATCATCAGACTTACGTGGATAAGCTGAATGCAGGGATTGACGGATATCCCGAACTTCATGGAAAGCCTGTGGAAGAACTTGTCCGTGACCTTGACAAAATACCTGAGGCCATAAGGGGGATAGTAAGAAATCATGGCGGAGGACATTTAAATCACAGCATTTTCTGGAAGCTTCTGAAAAAAGAAGCGCCTGTAAAAGGCCCTGCGGTTGAGGCCATAATCAGGGAATTCGGCGGGATCGAAGTGTTCAGGGAAAAATTCGCGGCCGTTGCTGCCGGAGTTTTTGGAAGCGGATGGACATGGCTGACACTTAAAGAAGGCAAGCTTGAAATTGTTCCGACCCCGAATCAGGATAATCCCCTGACATCAGGCAAAATTCCTATTCTCGGCATAGACGTTTGGGAACACGCTTATTATCTCAAATACCAGAACCGCAGGCCCGAATATATTGATGCCTTTTTCAAGGTAATAAACTGGGAAAGGGTTAATGAACTATATGAGCTTGGATTGAAGTGA
- a CDS encoding glycosyltransferase, translating into MLSDRKKTERPKTGIVIPCFNEELRLSGDSILSFLEKSPDIHFCLVNDGSYDDTANLIEQIAAKHDHISTVHLSRNMGKAEAVRRGILNLCEDKTFGFVGYWDADEATSFDEIHDFLGVFLNNEDLKIVLGSRIRRLGADIQRKWYRHYLGRVFATISSIMLKMPVYDTQCGAKMFKAELAEELFRNPFLTKWIFDVEILARAAGFLKEGICKSVYEHPLKKWEDKAFSHLRLNHYILAPKELYKIYKTYK; encoded by the coding sequence ATGCTATCTGATCGGAAAAAAACAGAACGGCCAAAAACAGGAATCGTGATTCCTTGCTTTAATGAAGAACTTCGTCTTTCGGGTGATTCCATACTGTCTTTTCTGGAAAAATCGCCTGATATTCATTTCTGTCTTGTTAATGACGGCAGTTATGATGATACAGCAAATCTTATTGAACAGATAGCAGCAAAACATGATCATATATCAACGGTTCATCTCTCCCGGAATATGGGCAAGGCAGAAGCTGTCAGAAGAGGAATATTGAATCTTTGCGAAGATAAAACATTTGGCTTTGTGGGATACTGGGATGCTGATGAAGCAACTTCCTTTGATGAAATCCATGATTTTCTTGGAGTTTTTTTGAATAATGAGGATTTGAAAATTGTTTTAGGCTCAAGAATAAGACGCCTGGGTGCAGATATTCAAAGAAAATGGTATCGTCATTATCTAGGCAGGGTTTTTGCGACCATCTCAAGCATTATGCTCAAAATGCCTGTTTACGATACCCAGTGCGGAGCCAAGATGTTTAAGGCTGAACTTGCAGAGGAATTATTTCGGAATCCTTTTTTGACAAAATGGATATTTGATGTTGAAATCCTGGCAAGAGCAGCCGGTTTTTTGAAAGAAGGGATATGTAAGTCAGTATATGAGCATCCTCTGAAGAAATGGGAAGACAAGGCTTTTTCCCATTTAAGGCTGAATCATTATATTTTGGCGCCAAAAGAGCTTTATAAAATATACAAGACCTATAAATAA
- a CDS encoding DUF2087 domain-containing protein, whose translation MSRMLLHFHSEDISALARSLKGQLTNCEPKPSHLELLNMLVRANGYRNFQHYRAQITAQNQLEKLPITPEPDSFDRIKRLLRFFDSGGRLMRWPSKRSQQEICLWVIWSRLPARQVLTEKEVDQLLKDNHLFGDHTLLRRWLCDYGMMNRTADCREYRRVEKRPPTEALELIRRIESARF comes from the coding sequence ATGTCCAGAATGTTATTACATTTCCATTCGGAAGATATTTCCGCCCTGGCCCGTTCGTTAAAAGGCCAGCTCACCAACTGCGAACCCAAGCCGAGTCATCTCGAACTTTTAAACATGCTGGTGCGCGCCAACGGTTACCGCAATTTTCAGCATTACAGGGCTCAAATCACAGCACAGAATCAGTTGGAAAAACTACCGATCACACCAGAGCCTGACTCTTTTGATAGAATAAAGCGTTTGTTGCGGTTTTTCGACTCCGGAGGACGGCTTATGCGCTGGCCATCAAAGCGCAGCCAGCAGGAAATCTGTCTGTGGGTCATTTGGTCCAGGCTGCCAGCCAGACAGGTTCTCACTGAGAAAGAGGTTGACCAGCTTCTGAAAGACAATCATCTTTTCGGAGATCATACGCTTCTTCGCAGATGGCTTTGCGACTACGGCATGATGAACAGGACAGCGGACTGCCGGGAATACAGGCGGGTTGAAAAACGGCCGCCTACCGAGGCGCTTGAGTTGATTCGCCGTATTGAGTCTGCCAGATTCTGA
- a CDS encoding HD-GYP domain-containing protein, with amino-acid sequence MKKKYPLHNFIHRTLILRLGFFGAILALVIGISAIFLERDRIAKSVESQAYFYLELFNRQNTALFDVPGLKNTDAISNQLDAFAAQKKYPYKTGQFVVTKLYRPDGSVITERSAPASARIEEFKKILNDKISENRTGVFSEIFRYDNRPYIYITGSLNASDGNKVGMVAAIFEISDATVSEMRWRGIRTMLIAAAIILFATALLYPVILNLTRRLSEFSGKLLEANIETLMTLGNAIALRDSDTNAHNYRVTIYAVRTAEALALGASTIRTLIKGAFLHDVGKIGIPDNILLKPGKLDEDEFSVMKTHVNQGAQIVLRSAWLRDALEVVTGHHEKVNGKGYPNEAWGDSIPITARIFAIADVFDALTSERPYKKPFTFEKTMSILEEDSGTHFDPDVIKAFKRIAASLYEKFAGREEEAVKEVEGIVNKYFVENMDDLEY; translated from the coding sequence GTGAAAAAGAAATATCCTCTGCATAATTTTATTCATCGCACCCTTATCTTAAGGCTTGGCTTTTTTGGGGCTATATTGGCCCTTGTAATTGGTATTTCAGCCATTTTTCTGGAAAGGGACAGAATCGCAAAATCAGTTGAATCACAGGCGTATTTTTATCTCGAGCTATTCAACAGACAAAATACCGCTCTTTTTGATGTTCCCGGTCTTAAGAATACTGACGCCATTTCAAACCAGCTTGACGCCTTTGCAGCCCAGAAAAAATATCCTTATAAAACAGGTCAATTCGTTGTTACAAAGCTGTACCGCCCGGACGGATCTGTCATAACAGAGCGATCTGCTCCAGCGTCCGCAAGGATTGAAGAATTTAAAAAAATACTCAATGACAAGATCAGTGAAAACAGGACCGGGGTTTTCTCAGAAATATTCAGGTATGATAACAGGCCGTATATCTATATTACAGGAAGCCTTAATGCTTCTGACGGAAATAAAGTCGGAATGGTAGCAGCTATTTTTGAGATTTCAGACGCTACGGTTTCTGAAATGAGATGGAGGGGAATCAGGACAATGCTGATAGCCGCCGCCATTATTCTTTTCGCAACAGCTCTTCTCTATCCTGTCATACTCAATCTCACCAGAAGGCTTTCAGAATTTTCAGGGAAACTTCTTGAGGCAAATATAGAAACGCTGATGACGCTGGGCAACGCCATCGCTTTAAGGGACAGCGACACCAATGCTCACAATTACAGGGTTACTATCTATGCAGTCAGAACAGCGGAAGCCCTTGCTCTTGGAGCATCCACCATAAGGACTCTAATAAAGGGAGCTTTTCTCCACGATGTCGGCAAAATAGGCATACCTGACAATATTCTTCTCAAGCCGGGAAAACTCGATGAAGATGAATTCTCGGTCATGAAAACCCATGTTAATCAGGGCGCACAGATTGTTCTTCGCTCTGCCTGGCTTAGGGATGCCCTTGAAGTTGTGACCGGCCATCACGAAAAAGTTAATGGCAAGGGCTATCCCAACGAAGCATGGGGGGACAGCATACCCATTACAGCGAGAATATTTGCCATTGCAGACGTATTTGACGCCCTTACATCGGAACGCCCATACAAAAAACCTTTTACCTTTGAAAAGACAATGAGCATTCTTGAAGAAGACTCGGGAACACATTTTGACCCTGATGTTATAAAAGCTTTCAAAAGAATTGCTGCTTCCCTGTATGAAAAATTTGCCGGGCGTGAAGAAGAGGCAGTGAAAGAGGTTGAAGGCATTGTTAATAAATATTTTGTGGAAAATATGGATGATCTTGAATACTGA
- a CDS encoding pyruvate formate lyase family protein, with the protein MKKTALKESSNNNDQSETIIPTLRISGIRALLVKEAVSICLERPRLMRKSRCAMEYIRETNLSVKRAITLAFVMANRKPVIYDGELIAGNMTSKRIAANYYPEGGSSQILEDIFCLGSRKTVPIKLSLLEKASLIYTGARHYFESIGWHAFGRPDRILSLWKYVFDAKRFIVTEAAGVSHQIPDYETVVNHGLKKADQTALIAIESGITPTGSPLNENQTAFYRSVRIVIQGIREMARNLAMEALNISNLSSTSAERKNELKIMAEGLARVPYEPARSFQEGLQACWLLHVCLNLEDFEQGISFGRLDQILYPLFRADIDSGKIDHKTAAELIASFQLKACETVPLFSRRLDAYFSGNTVGQGITLGGVDENGNDCTNELSGLFLDAFRQIKTREPNLHVRIHENTPSWFMEKCVEMLQDGCGSPAFFGDPAIINALQKAGMTEKHARNYAVIGCVELGSQGRTYHSSDAALCNLPLCLEMALNQGRSFGSIKREGAKTPAPENMKCFEDVLSAYRKQVRAMTDDVVRVIGWLEKAYAVHRTTPVNSMLTNGTLAQGYDVTWGGGEYDYTSIQIVGLADTGDALYAIKKLVFDKKRMTLPELVCILKNDFKDNEILSTELKRKFSKFGNGDSEVDSMTQLAADAFTDAVKGRRNTRDGKYLSGVYSMTCHTAFGRVTGAMASGRRRGAMLSNGLSPATGADVNGPTAVFRSAASIDNSNFANCVALNIRFDTSFMDGPLGKRLAAGLLSSYLVDQKGMQVQVNVVDVETLMAAKRNPEAYPGLLVRVAGYCAYFNDLEPSAQDEIIQRTAHAK; encoded by the coding sequence GTGAAAAAAACCGCGCTAAAAGAATCCTCAAATAATAACGATCAGTCTGAAACAATTATTCCAACTCTTAGAATCTCGGGTATCAGGGCTCTTCTTGTAAAGGAAGCTGTGAGTATCTGTCTTGAGCGGCCAAGGCTCATGAGAAAAAGCAGATGCGCCATGGAATATATCAGGGAAACGAACCTTTCAGTTAAAAGGGCCATCACCCTCGCCTTTGTCATGGCAAACCGAAAGCCTGTAATCTATGATGGTGAATTAATAGCAGGCAACATGACTTCAAAAAGAATAGCCGCAAATTATTATCCTGAAGGTGGTTCGTCCCAGATTCTGGAGGACATTTTCTGTCTTGGCAGCAGAAAAACCGTTCCCATCAAACTCTCTTTGCTGGAAAAAGCATCCCTGATTTACACAGGCGCGAGGCATTATTTTGAATCCATCGGCTGGCATGCTTTTGGACGCCCTGACAGAATTCTCTCCCTGTGGAAATATGTTTTCGACGCAAAAAGATTCATTGTAACCGAGGCTGCCGGGGTTTCCCACCAGATTCCTGATTACGAGACAGTGGTTAATCATGGCCTGAAAAAGGCTGATCAGACAGCTCTTATTGCCATTGAATCTGGCATTACTCCAACAGGAAGTCCTCTGAATGAAAATCAGACCGCATTTTACAGAAGCGTTAGAATTGTGATTCAGGGAATAAGGGAGATGGCGAGGAATCTTGCTATGGAAGCCCTCAACATTTCAAATCTGTCCTCAACTTCTGCCGAAAGAAAAAACGAACTTAAAATAATGGCAGAAGGTCTTGCTCGTGTTCCTTACGAGCCTGCCAGAAGCTTTCAGGAAGGATTGCAGGCATGCTGGCTTCTACATGTATGTCTTAATCTTGAGGATTTTGAACAGGGTATTTCATTCGGCAGGCTTGACCAGATTCTGTATCCTCTTTTCAGGGCTGATATTGATTCCGGAAAGATTGATCATAAAACCGCAGCAGAACTTATTGCGTCATTCCAGCTCAAGGCTTGCGAGACCGTCCCTCTCTTCTCAAGGCGTCTTGACGCTTATTTTAGCGGAAACACTGTTGGTCAGGGAATAACCCTCGGCGGTGTCGATGAAAACGGCAATGACTGCACGAATGAACTTTCAGGTCTGTTTCTGGATGCTTTCAGGCAGATAAAAACAAGGGAGCCGAATCTGCATGTCAGAATCCACGAAAACACGCCATCCTGGTTCATGGAAAAATGCGTGGAAATGCTCCAGGATGGCTGCGGATCTCCAGCATTTTTCGGTGATCCTGCAATCATAAACGCACTTCAAAAAGCAGGAATGACTGAAAAGCACGCCAGGAATTACGCCGTAATCGGTTGCGTGGAACTTGGAAGCCAGGGTCGAACCTATCATTCATCTGACGCAGCTCTTTGCAATCTTCCTCTTTGTCTTGAAATGGCATTGAATCAGGGGCGTTCTTTCGGTTCGATTAAGCGGGAAGGCGCAAAAACTCCGGCTCCTGAAAATATGAAATGCTTTGAAGATGTTCTATCCGCTTACAGAAAACAGGTCAGAGCAATGACTGATGATGTGGTGCGGGTAATCGGCTGGCTTGAAAAAGCTTATGCAGTTCATAGGACAACTCCGGTTAATTCCATGCTTACAAACGGAACTCTTGCTCAAGGGTATGACGTCACGTGGGGTGGCGGAGAATATGATTATACCTCTATTCAGATAGTCGGGCTTGCAGATACTGGTGATGCCCTTTATGCGATAAAGAAGCTTGTTTTTGATAAAAAAAGAATGACCCTTCCTGAGCTGGTCTGCATCCTGAAAAATGATTTCAAGGATAATGAGATTCTTTCAACAGAACTAAAGCGGAAATTCTCAAAATTTGGAAACGGCGATTCAGAGGTGGACTCCATGACCCAGCTTGCTGCGGATGCCTTTACAGACGCTGTTAAAGGCCGCAGAAACACACGGGACGGAAAATATCTGAGCGGAGTGTATTCCATGACCTGTCACACCGCTTTTGGCAGAGTTACAGGCGCAATGGCAAGTGGCAGAAGAAGAGGCGCAATGCTTTCAAATGGGCTTTCCCCAGCCACAGGAGCTGATGTGAATGGCCCGACCGCAGTTTTCAGATCCGCAGCCTCCATAGACAATTCGAATTTTGCAAACTGCGTTGCACTAAATATCAGATTTGACACCTCCTTCATGGACGGGCCGCTGGGGAAAAGGCTGGCGGCAGGTCTTTTGTCCTCATATCTGGTTGATCAGAAAGGCATGCAGGTACAGGTCAATGTAGTTGATGTTGAAACTCTGATGGCTGCGAAAAGGAATCCTGAAGCCTACCCGGGACTTCTTGTTCGTGTGGCCGGTTATTGTGCATATTTCAATGATCTTGAACCATCTGCCCAGGACGAGATAATCCAGAGGACTGCCCATGCAAAATAA
- a CDS encoding cupin domain-containing protein: MFGKKDEKNYKNVLDKIRQKTLIYGEKTLMAEFRLEKGAKLPAHSHPHEQTGYMVSGCMDLTIGGNTCRIEPGDSWCISGDVEHYAEALEDSVAIEVFSPVRKDYIENK; this comes from the coding sequence ATGTTCGGCAAAAAAGATGAAAAAAACTATAAAAACGTCCTCGATAAAATCCGTCAGAAAACCCTGATTTATGGTGAAAAGACACTTATGGCGGAATTCAGGCTTGAAAAAGGCGCAAAACTTCCAGCACACAGCCATCCCCATGAACAGACCGGCTATATGGTTTCGGGATGCATGGATTTGACCATAGGTGGCAACACCTGTAGAATTGAACCAGGAGACAGCTGGTGCATCTCTGGCGATGTCGAACACTATGCAGAGGCTCTCGAAGACTCGGTTGCAATAGAGGTTTTTTCTCCTGTCAGGAAGGATTATATAGAAAACAAATAA
- a CDS encoding glycyl-radical enzyme activating protein: MQNNLKTPAIFNIQHCCTQDGPGLRSIVFVKGCPLRCQWCQNPESWMSEPEIGFKADKCLGCGQCVKLCPSGSISKPGQKTNEKCSGCGICSDVCPSGAIVKFGEYLSPKELVAKLAPEFPYFRRTGGGVTFSGGEAGLYSEFIAETASLLKSQGIHTAMETCGLWACKNGSDIFNGMVSNLDMILFDIKLFDDEAHRKYCGSSNISIKDRFILLSDLENKGDGPMLWPRLPLIPGVTDSCANIAGWAGFLEACGINRISIVPYHELGNSKRKWMNPESSASTEAPVFTEVTEENIERVKDLFESSGIEAYLPGFEVFEEEFAA; this comes from the coding sequence ATGCAAAATAATTTAAAAACACCTGCTATTTTCAATATCCAGCATTGTTGCACCCAGGACGGGCCAGGTCTCAGATCCATCGTGTTTGTAAAAGGATGTCCTTTGCGCTGCCAGTGGTGCCAAAACCCTGAATCGTGGATGTCTGAACCTGAAATCGGTTTCAAGGCGGACAAATGCCTGGGATGCGGACAATGCGTGAAACTATGCCCTTCAGGATCGATTTCAAAGCCAGGACAAAAGACTAATGAAAAATGCTCAGGATGCGGTATCTGTTCGGACGTCTGTCCCTCAGGCGCAATTGTGAAATTCGGCGAATATTTGTCTCCAAAGGAACTTGTTGCAAAACTTGCTCCGGAATTTCCATATTTCAGGAGAACAGGCGGAGGCGTTACTTTTTCAGGAGGTGAGGCCGGACTATATTCCGAATTCATAGCAGAAACTGCTTCTCTTCTGAAATCTCAAGGAATTCATACAGCAATGGAAACCTGCGGACTTTGGGCATGCAAGAATGGCTCTGATATTTTCAATGGAATGGTTTCAAATCTTGATATGATTCTTTTCGACATCAAGCTTTTTGATGACGAGGCACACAGGAAATACTGCGGATCTTCAAACATTTCAATTAAGGACAGATTTATCCTTTTGTCTGATCTCGAAAATAAAGGAGATGGCCCGATGCTCTGGCCCAGGTTGCCTCTTATTCCCGGAGTTACAGATTCCTGCGCCAATATTGCGGGCTGGGCAGGATTTCTCGAGGCGTGCGGCATAAACAGAATTTCCATTGTGCCCTATCATGAACTTGGAAATTCCAAGAGAAAATGGATGAATCCTGAGTCTTCAGCTTCCACTGAAGCTCCGGTTTTTACCGAAGTAACTGAAGAGAATATTGAACGGGTAAAGGATCTTTTCGAATCCTCAGGCATCGAAGCATATCTTCCCGGATTCGAGGTTTTTGAAGAGGAATTCGCTGCTTAA